One Thermoanaerobacter kivui genomic window, AGCGATCATCAACATGGCACTTTTTTGTTTACCCGTCAATGCACCTCTTGCCATAATAACACCACCTATTCTTCATTAAGCCATGTCCTTATTAGCTGGACGACAATCTCTGGTTTCTCCTTCACAAGTTTTTCTATCTGCTTTTTCTTTTCATCTTTATCAGATAAATCTATCTCCTCAATAGGCTCTGTTGTAGCCAAAATTTCCTGTTCAGCAGTAGCCAAAAGAGTTTCTTTTTTCTTTCTTATCATCATAAATAGTGAAAGTGCGCCTCCTAACACCAAAGCCGCCAATAAAGCCCATACATATACTGGCGCTCCTTTTGGAGCTTTTGTCTGTTGCTGCATCGCTTTTAACAAGTCTTGATTAAATTGCATTCCTTGAACAGATACTTTTACAAGAGAATCTCCGCCTGCAGCTTTTGTAACAAGGTCAGCAATTTGCTGTTTCATAGAATTATTAAGATTTTGGTTTACAACAACTGCAACAGAAATACTTTCAATTTTCCCTTGAGCTTGAACAAGACTTGTCTTAATTTGATTTATTTCATAGTTTATAGTGGTCTCTGTTTTATTATAATCAGAAGTATTATTGCTAGTTGTTGAAGTTACAGGAGGATTATTTGACGCAGTACCTGGTGAGCTTCCACCTTGTGTACCTGTAGCTTTTTCTTTAAGCTCTTGTATACTCCTTACAATTCCTTTATTGTCATTCCCTTGAACAGGCAAATACTCTATAGTATCCTGCGTCTTTTTATCAAAATTTAAAGTAACATTTGCTCTTACAACTACATTACCTGGTCCAAACACTTGTTCTAACAATGTTTGAAGGCTGTTTTGTAAGTCTTCTTGAACTTTTTTTTGAAGAGCAAATTGAGTATTAGCATTTTCAGCAGTAGTATCACTTTCTGCAGTTAGAATTTTACCATTATTATCAATTACAGTAACATTTTCAGGTTTTAAACCTTCTACGCTCTTAGATACAAAATCTATGATTCCCTTGACTTGCGAAGAGGATAAAGTCACACCTGGCTTTAAAGTTAGCATCACAGCCGCTGTAGCTTGATTAGTAGTATTTGAAAGTACAAAGGCATTTTGATCAGGTACTACGATATTGACAATAGCATCTTGCACTCCATCTATAGTTTTTAGAGAATTTTGTATTTCATTTTGTAGAAAATACAAATACTTTTGTCTTCTTTCTTGGTCTGTTGTAGCAAGGGAGTTATTCATAGCGTCTTGAAAGCTAAATCCCCCTTGTGGGATTCCTTCTGTCGCAAGTTTCATCCTCACCTCATCTTTGTATTGTGCGGGAACTAAAATTGTCGTCCCATCGTTCGATATTTTATATGGAATCTTGAATTCGGTTTTTAATTTTTCAACTACCGCTCCTGCATCTTTTATACTTAGATCTGAATATAAAACTACATAATTAGGCCTATTAACTATGTAAACTAATAAAGAAATGCCTATAAAAAGTAAAATAGCAATAATTCCTAACTGTATCTTTTGTTTCTTATCAAACTTATTCCAAAAGTTTGTCAGTTGTTCTCTAAAATTGGCAATGAAGTCTGGCATTAATTCACCTCATTTCAATTAAAGACATTACAATGGCATTCTCATTATTTCCTGATAGGCCTCCAGCACTTTATTTTTTATTTGAATTGTAAGCTGCAGTGCAATGTCAGCCTTCGCAGCATCTATCATCACTTGATTTATATCGTCAATTTCACCAGTTACAAGTTTTTGGTCATTTTTCATTGCCGTTAACTGTAAATCATTTACCTTGTTAAAGGCTTCTTTTAAAA contains:
- the fliF gene encoding flagellar basal-body MS-ring/collar protein FliF; the protein is MPDFIANFREQLTNFWNKFDKKQKIQLGIIAILLFIGISLLVYIVNRPNYVVLYSDLSIKDAGAVVEKLKTEFKIPYKISNDGTTILVPAQYKDEVRMKLATEGIPQGGFSFQDAMNNSLATTDQERRQKYLYFLQNEIQNSLKTIDGVQDAIVNIVVPDQNAFVLSNTTNQATAAVMLTLKPGVTLSSSQVKGIIDFVSKSVEGLKPENVTVIDNNGKILTAESDTTAENANTQFALQKKVQEDLQNSLQTLLEQVFGPGNVVVRANVTLNFDKKTQDTIEYLPVQGNDNKGIVRSIQELKEKATGTQGGSSPGTASNNPPVTSTTSNNTSDYNKTETTINYEINQIKTSLVQAQGKIESISVAVVVNQNLNNSMKQQIADLVTKAAGGDSLVKVSVQGMQFNQDLLKAMQQQTKAPKGAPVYVWALLAALVLGGALSLFMMIRKKKETLLATAEQEILATTEPIEEIDLSDKDEKKKQIEKLVKEKPEIVVQLIRTWLNEE
- the fliE gene encoding flagellar hook-basal body complex protein FliE, encoding MVNQITPVNPVTLDSTLEATQNGSKIDTFSDFLKEAFNKVNDLQLTAMKNDQKLVTGEIDDINQVMIDAAKADIALQLTIQIKNKVLEAYQEIMRMPL